A segment of the Candida albicans SC5314 chromosome 2, complete sequence genome:
AAATCATTAACTGAACCATATCTATGGCCATAAACCGAAGCTGGTTTTCTTGTTGTACTTGTTGCTGCTGATGAAGCAACACCACTTGATTCAACTTTCTTGATGATTGGTGGAATATGATGAATCGATGGTGTTGATGGTTGTGCACTGAATAATGGTACTGATTGACGAGTAGAATGTGAATGAGCATCagaagtagtagtagtagtagtagtagcatAATTACTACCTTGAGATTctgtttttgaattgaCTAAAGTGTTTGATGATGAACCAATTGATGGTTTTCTTGATGAATGAACTGATGTTGCTGGAGTTGAGTCAGCTAATTTTGATGatactgatgatgatgatgatttagaaCTAAAGATTGATGATAATCTGCTTCTTAATCCACCCTTCTTTCTAGAAGATCCTTTTGAACTAATACTAGAATTTCTAGACAGTTTGTTTTGAATACCATCTTTAATtggtaatggtggtggtacaTCAAATgtatttaataaatcatatGCTGAATCATATGGAGTTGATCCATTAGTACCATTAAGCTTTGGTGAACatttagaagaagataCACCAGAAGTTTTAGTTGTGTTTGTGGTAGGAAGACAACCAAAACTAGAAACTGAAGCAGCTTTATTCATATAAATAGCTGGTGGTGCTGATAATGAATTCATTGAAGGTTTATTACTCATTCTTGGTGTAACTGGCATAGACATACAAACATTTTCTGGTTCATTATAACCTTGAGTTTGCATTTCCTTTTTCAACACAAATGATGATCTCATAAAACCCAATGATGCTCGACTAGTggaattaattgaagaagttgaagcTGATGGACCTCTACCAAGAGAATACAATGAACTTTGTTGCTGTGGGGCATTTCTGAatcttgattttgaaactgGTGCagtaaaatcaaaatcatttcCACTACTAGCAGTTGacaaatttcttgaatgAGAACGAACACCAGCACCTTTGATAGCATAATGATCAGCATCAGCAGTACCAGATGATATAGATGATTTATAATCGGAATTAttcaatgataatgatgaagttCTTGAATTAGTTTCACCATCTTCAGTTGAACCTTGACCACTTGATTTAGTAGTTGTCAATTTATTCTTAACAGCTTTAACGGGACTATTATTAGAGGATTCACCATCAGATTCATATTTAGATGAagcatcatcatcttcaacaattggTGCTAATCCTTTCAATCCAAATGATTGATAATCAAAAGTACCACCAGTTAATCCACCTCTAGATAATGATCTTTCCGGGACAGATTGTTTCGAGTCCTTATGGGTGGTTTCAGTAGCTGGAGATAATTTATTCATAAgcatttcttcttcctcttgTTCATCAACTTCACTAGATTCAGGAGATGGAATCAATTTatgatttaattctttatttcttcttcttctcatTCTTGGATCAAATGGGGCAGCATCAATAGAATCTTCTGATTTATTAGATATAGCATCTTCAGttgtttcttcttgatgttcttgttgttcttcTGGATCTTGGAATTTCTTAAGCTTGTGTAATAATGAACCAACCGGATAACTTTCAGAAAATGATCCTCTTCTACTTGCTCTAGGAGTAGaaaattcttcattatcagtTTCAACATCTTCTAAACCTTgatctttttgttgttgttgtgaaacaaattttccATTAGCAACAGCAGATAATCTTGGTGATTCAAATGGTGTGGTGGTAGTTTCAGTTTTAGAAAAAGTTGAACATGAACTTGAACTTGATAGTTTTGGTGTGGTTGGATTAgaagaattttttcttcttggatcaaatgataatcttcttggtgtttgAAAACCAGAATCAAAGTTATTggtattgttattgttgttgttattattattatcatcatcagttGAAGCCAAAATGTTTTTCAAACTTGAAGACATATTAGAATGAGTCTTTTGGAATGAAGGTGATTGTGGAATTGGAACATGAATTGGTGCTTTAGCAACATCGACTGATCTTCTAAAAcctttatatttattatttgaatttaaatcaatttcaattgaattaaatttatccaaaatttgttttggtttagaattatcaaatccaataaCTGGTGAAGCAGCAACAACTGGggtagtagtaatagtatcaaacttttcttcttctaccTTTGgttgttcttctttttgtaaTGGAGGAGAAGGAGTAGGTAATGTATCAATAGAAGGCATTCTTTCTCTTTGAATATTCAATGGTGGAATAGCATCTTCACTCAATGAACTAGATTCCGATAcaatatcttcttcatattgtaataatgaattagcaacaaatacaaaaacTTTAATCCAAACCAATTCCAAGACACTTGTAAATTGACCAGATAATTCATCTCTAAAAGTTTGAATCAAAGCATTACCCATTGGTTCTAAATATTTACCAGccattgaagaaaatctttgattttcattaacaaattgatataaaaattcatcaatcaatgaagcatcatcaatattatcaatgacaaaattgaataaatcacCAAATATATCACAATGATAACTAATTACtgaatcattattattaaaaattgaacGCAATTGTGGATctaattcaaataaattaacaTATAAATCAGGATAAAAATCCactttatttattttattccaagaagattttatttgatttaattcaatttgatttaatgtTAATCCCGACATATTGTTTTATGTAGTATAAATAGgtacttttttttaaaaagaaaaaaacaaaacaaaaattgttttatttataaGATTGCTTGTATGTTTATAGGAAAGTAGTGGGTAATCCAGCTTTATATCTAGTATAATTAATTGTATCTTGTTTATCTTGTGAGATATTAAACAAGTTCACTAATGGGAGGGGGGTATAAATGTAGtgtgtttattttttttaggaAAGTGAATTAATCACAAAggaaattaatttttgacGAAAACGAATTGAAAGtatataaattgaaaaagaagtgAAAGTAAAATAAAggaaaacaaattttttttaggaAATTAGGAatcatttatatatttgttattatcaACAGTTATTAAGGAAATAATTGAAAGCTTATTGTGATAATTTTACTATTGTTGTACgccaaaaagaagaatttgatgaaaattaCAAAAGAGAAGAGAAGTTTAAAAATTCGACCGTCAAAGTTTTCTATTTGCAGTAATGTTTCTATTCTAGGAAGATTTGAACAATCACGTAGAACCTAATTTAGTGTTAAAGCATTTCACTATGAATTTGCAGTgggtggttgtggttgtggttgtggttgtgaaaaaaaaaaaaaaaatctaacTGTGAAAGGGCCAACAGCAAATCTCATTTCCTAATTAGGAAATGTAATTTTAAGTAGCTTTTTAcctgatttgaatttagatttttctttcctaAATGATTTCTACTATAATTCAAATAGCTCATCATCCATGGTTGGTTAATTGAAAGTAGCTTTACAAGTGATATTAGTTAATGCTCTAACAATAACTTACTTTCCATCGTATTCAATGTTTGTGAATTGTTATTgaaatagaagaagataaatCTTTGGGTGGGAAAATTGTGTGTGATGCGacaaagaaacaaaaaaagggTTGCACGCATAAATGAAAGTCGTGTGAAGTGTCACATTTTTGTATATTTTCCTAATAGGGAAATTTACCTACTCAAGTaaaattggatttggtTAGAAATCACAAACCTTTTTAGTTATTTTATTACCACCTATAGGATAAAACTTATTAGGAATTTCAATCACTTGGTTAGCAATTTTCTAGAAATCTCCACAATTGTATAatagttgattttttttttcctatAAAACAGGAGGGAGGGGAGAGATTAGAACTATTTGAATtactttcaacaatttagGTAAAAAGATTTTGTAGTAGTTGAGGTATATATGTAATATTTCCAATATAGAACATTACGTTTTATCTTTTATCTTATCATTTATCATAAGGACCATTAGTTGATACTTTTAGAAGTTTCCCCTTTTTCTGTCTtgtttgattcaatttgatataatttttttctttttcaaaattaggCAACTCATAAAACTGTTTACGTATATTCATGTCAAATCTAAGATTCGAGAATAGAAACAGAAAGGAGAAGGAGTTCAACATCGGCTTATTATAATTGTACTGTGTTTTCCCCGCTATCATAACCATAATTGATATATCTATATATTgtaccaaaaaaaattttatacTATCTATAAATAGATACTGATTATTTCATTAGGAGGTTGTAAATAAGCCATTGTAAAACTGTAAAATCGTCAATTGTAAGATTCATcattaaaagaaatcttTAATTTGCTTCTTGAACTCACACAAAACACGTAAAGAGTTTGAAAGAAGTTATGCAATTGAAATACAAATCTACAAGGTCGGGGTTTGTACAAGATATCACTTAGACCTTAGTTTGTTAGTTATACAGGAACAGTAAGAGGCAAATACCTACTCTATTCAACACTTTGAATGTCAATTATATATGTCTTACATGGATTTTATCAtctaaattaatttctGATAtcttgttattttttttgcaatcaaTTTGTTAACGAAATTACTCTAAAATTAATCACAATTTAtacatttttgatttttccaACGcgtaaaattaaattaaacaaaCACCTACGTTGACGACGacagatgatgatgaaaactcatcaattattattaatagKTYYTATTGTTAATGATTAAACTTATTCTATAATAACAAAGAATCTTTCTATTgtcaatataaatataaatataaaaatgaaaagaaattaagaTCTTTTGTGCGTGTCTTTACGCCCtgatttattgtttattgtCACAGTGTAAAATGTTGTACACTCACTCACTCGCTCACTCGACCCACCACGACAATCACGTGCCGGAAATATCCAAGTCTCGTAATAAACATCCTCAGGTCTTGATAAAATGTTTAAAAGTAATAAtccaaattctttaataacttctaaaaaaaaataataacgAAACTGGAAATTACTGGTCTTTTTATCTATTGacttataaatatatataataactaaaaataaacttcAGTAAAACTTTTACTcagaaatttcttttgacATTGTAATTCAGGACAAGTTGATGGTGCATAAAATTTTGGATTCAATATTGATATCTCAGCAGTACTACTGTTAGCATTACTGGTTTTCGATTTACGCAGTTTAGGTCGATTACCAATATTTTTAACACATCTACCACAAAATAAATGACCGCATTTAGCAACAAATATTCGTTTTGacaattcaatatcaacttCAGTAAATGGATAAACACAAAACCAAGGAGCTTGACAATTATAAGTTTCAcaatatttggaaaatttctCATTATATCTGATATCACCTTTGAAATCATCGGGTGCACCTTCACCTAATACAATATTACATAATTCACATACTAAATTctcatttgatttaatattaCTAGTATGTCTTTCATCTTGATTAgcaattttcttttcaatttcatttttagtctttttattataatttgtttct
Coding sequences within it:
- a CDS encoding uncharacterized protein (Protein with a globin-like domain; repressed by alpha pheromone in SpiderM medium; Spider biofilm induced) encodes the protein MSGLTLNQIELNQIKSSWNKINKVDFYPDLYVNLFELDPQLRSIFNNNDSVISYHCDIFGDLFNFVIDNIDDASLIDEFLYQFVNENQRFSSMAGKYLEPMGNALIQTFRDELSGQFTSVLELVWIKVFVFVANSLLQYEEDIVSESSSLSEDAIPPLNIQRERMPSIDTLPTPSPPLQKEEQPKVEEEKFDTITTTPVVAASPVIGFDNSKPKQILDKFNSIEIDLNSNNKYKGFRRSVDVAKAPIHVPIPQSPSFQKTHSNMSSSLKNILASTDDDNNNNNNNNNTNNFDSGFQTPRRLSFDPRRKNSSNPTTPKLSSSSSCSTFSKTETTTTPFESPRLSAVANGKFVSQQQQKDQGLEDVETDNEEFSTPRASRRGSFSESYPVGSLLHKLKKFQDPEEQQEHQEETTEDAISNKSEDSIDAAPFDPRMRRRRNKELNHKLIPSPESSEVDEQEEEEMLMNKLSPATETTHKDSKQSVPERSLSRGGLTGGTFDYQSFGLKGLAPIVEDDDASSKYESDGESSNNSPVKAVKNKLTTTKSSGQGSTEDGETNSRTSSLSLNNSDYKSSISSGTADADHYAIKGAGVRSHSRNLSTASSGNDFDFTAPVSKSRFRNAPQQQSSLYSLGRGPSASTSSINSTSRASLGFMRSSFVLKKEMQTQGYNEPENVCMSMPVTPRMSNKPSMNSLSAPPAIYMNKAASVSSFGCLPTTNTTKTSGVSSSKCSPKLNGTNGSTPYDSAYDLLNTFDVPPPLPIKDGIQNKSSRNSSISSKGSSRKKGGLRSRLSSIFSSKSSSSSVSSKLADSTPATSVHSSRKPSIGSSSNTLVNSKTESQGSNYATTTTTTTSDAHSHSTRQSVPLFSAQPSTPSIHHIPPIIKKVESSGVASSAATSTTRKPASVYGHRYGSVNDLTSVYSTDTTTSGFSMFKRRDKNDVKFVPPLTRNTRKGNKYNVKKVPYDIWA